In a single window of the Gossypium hirsutum isolate 1008001.06 chromosome D02, Gossypium_hirsutum_v2.1, whole genome shotgun sequence genome:
- the LOC107910201 gene encoding bZIP transcription factor 11, translated as MASCSGNSNSNSSGSTQHQLMDQRKRKRMESNRESARRSRMRKQKHIDDLVGQITELKKDNNQILTSINFTTHRYLNIEAENSVLRAQMTELSQRLDSLNDILHYLNREGIEYTPDCFTNPFNVPYLNQQPPIMASAHIFQY; from the coding sequence atggcTTCGTGCAGTGGAAATTCGAATTCCAATTCCTCAGGTTCCACACAGCATCAGTTGATGGATCAAAGGAAACGAAAAAGGATGGAATCGAACCGAGAATCAGCGAGAAGGTCAAGGATGAGAAAACAAAAGCACATAGATGATTTAGTGGGACAAATAACAGAGCTAAAGAAAGATAATAACCAAATCCTGACAAGCATCAACTTCACCACCCACCGCTATTTGAACATTGAGGCTGAAAACTCCGTTTTGAGGGCTCAGATGACTGAACTAAGCCAAAGGCTAGACTCTCTAAACGACATCCTCCATTATCTAAACAGAGAGGGTATTGAATACACTCCTGACTGTTTCACCAACCCTTTCAATGTGCCTTATCTTAACCAACAACCACCCATCATGGCCTCTGCACACATCTTTCAATACTAA